Proteins from one Deltaproteobacteria bacterium CG11_big_fil_rev_8_21_14_0_20_42_23 genomic window:
- a CDS encoding RNA polymerase subunit sigma-70, with product MAKVATKKKEKAEKSERVARARQSAHSKVKTARSNSAVKQSELSKKDLAEMKQRNDLIDQYMPYAASIANRVCQTLSSAVEFDEVLCNARLGLLEAAKRFDPEQGVDFRTFAYYRIKGAIYDGLRRSGWLPRTLYSKIKFEEAANEYMQNRALHVDEEKVKELPPGYEKKDAARETIGGLTSMYIVSIDASEDLEIVDENSEDMESKAEFMQVRRHMRDSIGSLPEKEKQLVMMYYFQSKTLEEIGDKLGLSKSWTSRLHARALALLFKRIKQKAHTNRDADNEGVEELGDVNYDC from the coding sequence ATGGCAAAAGTAGCCACAAAGAAGAAAGAAAAGGCTGAAAAGTCCGAGCGCGTGGCAAGAGCGAGGCAGAGCGCACACTCAAAAGTGAAAACAGCCCGAAGCAACAGTGCTGTGAAACAGAGTGAGCTTTCGAAAAAAGACTTGGCAGAAATGAAGCAGCGAAATGATCTTATCGATCAGTACATGCCGTACGCTGCATCTATTGCGAATCGAGTTTGTCAGACGCTTTCTTCCGCGGTTGAATTTGATGAAGTGCTTTGCAACGCAAGACTTGGTTTGTTGGAAGCCGCAAAACGTTTTGATCCAGAGCAAGGTGTAGATTTTAGAACCTTTGCTTATTACCGCATCAAAGGTGCAATTTATGATGGACTTAGACGAAGTGGTTGGTTGCCGCGGACTTTATATTCGAAAATTAAATTTGAAGAAGCCGCAAACGAATACATGCAGAATCGCGCGCTTCACGTGGATGAAGAAAAAGTAAAAGAACTTCCTCCCGGTTATGAAAAGAAAGATGCAGCACGAGAAACCATTGGCGGACTTACTTCGATGTACATTGTTTCCATCGATGCATCAGAAGATTTAGAAATTGTAGATGAAAATTCCGAAGACATGGAAAGTAAAGCTGAGTTTATGCAGGTAAGACGGCACATGCGAGATTCCATCGGAAGCTTACCTGAAAAGGAAAAACAACTGGTGATGATGTATTATTTTCAAAGTAAAACGCTCGAAGAAATTGGTGATAAGTTGGGTCTTTCAAAATCATGGACCTCTCGCTTACACGCACGAGCATTGGCTTTATTGTTCAAGCGCATCAAACAAAAAGCGCATACAAATAGAGATGCTGATAATGAAGGGGTAGAGGAGCTTGGCGATGTCAATTACGATTGCTAA